A single window of Drosophila suzukii chromosome 3, CBGP_Dsuzu_IsoJpt1.0, whole genome shotgun sequence DNA harbors:
- the LOC108011098 gene encoding nose resistant to fluoxetine protein 6 — MVNIVGVVFLCALALISAAQSKEEDVLQELQGIKKLRSLGLEIAGHLQSLNQDDLNVLDSRLPTQDDLLCLSDLAALVAGLQGGQYWALKMFDAWGSIPSGLLTGNIYDLGNFDECLNIKKETSLGRTIQGKFCFLSVSPAQMVGLNYTILGTFRTGTCLPASCSAAQMNTFVGQMVKQLLNVSIPSTAMSIRDSSCQTSESEPWDGLTIFMIVILSFMGAVVALFTLWDYCLVKNQDQLPAIVKVFSARANSRALFRVVQPNSNPNVIDCLNGIRCLSLVWVIFCHQHVITLLNANINLFDAYSWEETPYASFILHGYFSVDSFFVLGGLLVAMITLRMMEKTKGKLNVPLMYLHRIIRIVPLLAMAIVVSLKLMPLITSGPLFSRGYTQKAMCERGWYWTLLFVNNYTNDRCLGHTWYLSVDMQMFLISPILLIAVYKWGKKAAAGIFVLIVLLSGCLFATMVVNDYSLVMKQYSLKAQKYLYYPTHTHAMPWLIGFLFGYFLHLNRAKKFKLSWLAVLSGWILCLAMLATSIFALYPAAQWSPPTFPIVSEAFYYTLTRLGFPMALCWVIFACMQGFGGLADSFLSSPLWQPFSRLSYSVYMWHMFIQEVNARSNRTNSYFSNYRIMLSFWSTLGITMCFAYVMYLLIEAPFGGLGNFLVPKRTDPPLEKQKSQIDENEEKNLEELKVNTPPPPAY, encoded by the exons ATGGTCAACATAGTCGGAGTAGTTTTTCTCTGCGCACTTGCGCTTATTAGTGCCGCACAATCGAAGGAAGAAGATGTCCTGCAGGAGCTACAGGGAATCAAAAAACTGAGATCCTTGGGACTTGAGATTGCTGGGCACCTACAGAGTCTTAATCAGGATGATTTAAACGTTTTGGACTCTAGACTGCCAACACAGGATGATCTGCTGTGCCTTAGTGATCTGGCTGCCTTAGTGGCGGGACTTCAAGGCGGTCAATACTGGGCACTGAAAA TGTTTGATGCCTGGGGCTCCATACCCTCGGGTCTGCTTACCGGCAACATTTACGACCTTGGCAACTTTGACGAGTGTTTGAACATCAAGAAAGAGACCAGCCTGGGCAGAACCATCCAAGGAAAGTTCTGTTTTCTCTCAGTGTCTCCCGCCCAAATGGTGGGGCTCAACTATACGATCTTGGGAACCTTCAGAACCGGCACCTGCCTGCCGGCCTCCTGCTCGGCCGCTCAAATGAACACGTTTGTGGGTCAAATGGTGAAGCAGTTGCTCAACGTCAGCATTCCCAGCACCGCCATGAGTATCCGCGATAGCAGTTGCCAGACCAGCGAAAGTGAACCCTGGGATGGACTCACCATTTTCATGAT AGTGATCTTATCGTTCATGGGTGCTGTGGTGGCTTTGTTTACCTTGTGGGACTACTGTCTGGTCAAGAATCAGG ATCAGCTTCCAGCCATTGTCAAGGTTTTCTCGGCCAGGGCCAACTCCAGGGCTCTATTCCGCGTTGTACAACCCAATTCGAATCCGAATGTTATCGACTGCCTCAATGGAATCCGCTGCCTGTCACTCGTTTGGGTGATTTTTTGCCATCAACATGTGATAACTCTGCTTAACGCAAATATAAACTTGTTTGATGCTTACTCG TGGGAGGAGACACCATATGCCAGTTTTATTCTGCATGGCTATTTCTCAGTGGATTCGTTTTTCGTGCTCGGCGGATTGTTGGTGGCTATGATTACACTGCGAATGATGGAAAA AACTAAGGGCAAACTAAATGTTCCTCTAATGTATCTACATCGCATAATCCGCATTGTTCCCCTTTTGGCGATGGCCATTGTAGTCTCTTTAAAACTTATGCCCTTGATCACAAGCGGTCCTCTTTTTTCCCGTGGGTATACACAAAAGGCTATGTGTGAGAGGGGTTGGTATTGGACCTTGCTTTTCGTAAATAACTACACCAATGACAGG TGCCTCGGACATACCTGGTATTTATCGGTAGACATGCAAATGTTCCTTATCTCGCCGATCCTGCTGATAGCTGTCTACAAATGGGGAAAGAAGGCTGCTGCTGGTATCTTCGTCCTCATAGTATTGCTGTCTGGCTGTCTTTTCGCCACCATGGTGGTTAATGACTACTCATTGGTGATGAA GCAATATTCATTAAAGGCGCAGAAGTATTTGTACTATCCCACACATACACATGCTATGCCTTGGCTGATTGGTTTTCTCTTCGGCTACTTCCTGCACTTGAACAGGGCCAAGAAGTTCAAGCTAAGCTGGCTAGCCGTGCTGTCAGGATGGATCCTCTGTCTGGCCATGCTCGCCACCTCGATCTTTGCCCTCTACCCGGCGGCCCAGTGGAGTCCTCCTACCTTTCCCATCGTGTCGGAGGCCTTTTACTACACCCTCACCCGGTTGGGTTTCCCAATGGCCCTTTGCTGGGTGATCTTTGCCTGCATGCAGGGATTCGGAGGACTGGCTGACAGTTTCCTGTCCTCCCCACTGTGGCAACCCTTCTCCAGACTCTCCTACTCCGTCTACATGTGGCACATGTTCATCCAGGAAGTGAACGCCCGAAGCAACAGGACGAATTCATACTTCTCAAATTACAGAATA ATGCTCAGCTTCTGGTCAACCCTTGGAATCACCATGTGTTTTGCCTATGTGATGTATCTACTCATTGAGGCACCCTTTGGTGGACTTGGTAATTTCCTGGTGCCAAAAAGAACAGACCCTCCTctcgaaaaacaaaaatcacagaTAGATGAGAATGAAGAGAAAAACCTAGAAGAGCTTAAGGTGAACACACCTCCACCTCCTGCATATTAG